From one Candidatus Thermoplasmatota archaeon genomic stretch:
- a CDS encoding ferredoxin family protein, with amino-acid sequence MKPVIDPKLCKGCNICVYICPKKCYSKGAELSEMGYFDAVVSASEKCYNHDREGKLICELCILSCPDQAISWHPETEEEKRK; translated from the coding sequence ATGAAACCCGTCATCGACCCCAAGCTGTGCAAGGGGTGCAACATCTGTGTCTACATCTGCCCTAAGAAATGCTACTCAAAGGGCGCTGAGCTGTCGGAAATGGGGTACTTCGACGCCGTCGTGAGCGCCTCCGAGAAGTGCTACAATCACGACAGGGAGGGCAAGCTCATCTGCGAGCTCTGCATCCTCAGCTGCCCTGACCAAGCTATCTCATGGCACCCTGAGACAGAGGAGGAGAAGAGGAAATGA